One Felis catus isolate Fca126 chromosome D1, F.catus_Fca126_mat1.0, whole genome shotgun sequence DNA segment encodes these proteins:
- the LOC123380675 gene encoding keratin-associated protein 5-6-like isoform X2: MGCCGCSGGCGSSCGGCGSSCGGCGSSCCVPVCCCKPVCCCKPVCCCGGCGSCGGSKGGCGSCGGSKGGCGSCGGSKGGCGSCGSCGCCQSSCCKPCCCQSSCCQSSCCKPCCCQSSCCKPCCCHQSSCCVPVCCQCKV, from the exons ATGGGCTGCTGTggctgttctggaggctgtggctccagctgtggGGGCTGCGGCTCCAGCTGTGGGGGCTGCGGCTCCAGCTGCTGTGTGCCCGTGTGCTGCTGCAAGCCCGTGTGCTGCTGCAAGCCCGTgtgctgctgt gggggctgtggctcctgtgggggctccaaggggggctgtggctcctgtgggggctccaaggggggctgtggctcctgtgggggctccaaggggggctgtggctcctgtggctcctgtggctgctgccagtccagctgctgcaagccctgctgctgccagtccagctgctgccagtccagctgctgcaagccctgctgctgccagtccagctgctgcaagccctgctgctgcca CCAATCCAGCTGCTGTGTCCCCGTTTGCTGCCAGTGCAAGGTCtga
- the LOC123380675 gene encoding keratin-associated protein 5-5-like isoform X1 produces MGCCGCSGGCGSSCGGCGSSCGGCGSSCCVPVCCCKPVCCCKPVCCCVPACACSSGGSCGGSKGGCGSCGGSKGGCGSCGGSKGGCGSCGGSKGGCGSCGGSKGGCGSCGSCGCCQSSCCKPCCCQSSCCQSSCCKPCCCQSSCCKPCCCQSSCCKPCCCQSSCCKPCCCQSSCCKPCCCQSCCCKPCCCSSGCGSSCSQSSCCVPVCCQCKV; encoded by the coding sequence ATGGGCTGCTGTggctgttctggaggctgtggctccagctgtggGGGCTGCGGCTCCAGCTGTGGGGGCTGCGGCTCCAGCTGCTGTGTGCCCGTGTGCTGCTGCAAGCCCGTGTGCTGCTGCAAGCCCGTgtgctgctgtgtgccagcctgTGCCTGTTCCAGCGGCGGCTcgtgtgggggctccaagggaggctgtggctcctgtgggggctccaaggggggctgtggctcctgtgggggctccaaggggggctgtggctcctgtgggggctccaaggggggctgtggctcctgtgggggctccaaggggggctgtggctcctgtggctcctgtggctgctgccagtccagctgctgcaagccctgctgctgccagtccagctgctgccagtccagctgctgcaagccctgctgctgccagtccagctgctgcaagccctgctgctgccagtccagctgctgcaagccctgctgctgccagtccagctgctgcaagccctgctgctgccagtccagctgctgcaagccctgctgctgccagtcctGCTGCTGCAAGCCCTGCTGCTGCTCTTCCGGCTGTGGGTCCTCCTGCAGCCAATCCAGCTGCTGTGTCCCCGTTTGCTGCCAGTGCAAGGTCtga